The Lacrimispora xylanolytica genome has a segment encoding these proteins:
- a CDS encoding PTS sugar transporter subunit IIA: protein MLKEFVKQGHYKFAREAADWEEAVRMSCETLERDGTVESNYKEDIISCIKKYGPYIIIMPNVAMPHSQECARGVHKTAIGFMKLDKAVSFAPGEEDKEAKLFFTLASCNPEQHLENMTKLSELLMNEGAVKALMQAQTPEDLLRIQEDYLD, encoded by the coding sequence ATGTTAAAAGAATTTGTAAAACAGGGACATTATAAATTTGCCAGAGAGGCCGCTGACTGGGAAGAAGCGGTTCGTATGAGCTGTGAAACATTAGAGAGGGATGGAACCGTAGAGTCAAATTACAAGGAAGATATTATCAGCTGTATTAAGAAATACGGTCCATATATCATTATCATGCCAAATGTTGCAATGCCTCATTCCCAGGAATGTGCCAGGGGAGTGCACAAAACTGCGATTGGATTTATGAAGCTGGATAAAGCAGTAAGCTTTGCACCAGGGGAAGAGGATAAGGAAGCAAAACTGTTTTTTACCCTTGCTTCCTGCAATCCAGAGCAGCATCTGGAAAATATGACAAAGCTGTCGGAGCTTTTAATGAATGAAGGGGCGGTGAAAGCGCTTATGCAGGCGCAGACACCGGAAGATTTACTGAGGATTCAGGAAGATTATCTGGATTAA
- a CDS encoding PTS sugar transporter subunit IIB produces the protein MVKQNMSFMVCCANGAGSSLMMKMTMQKVLDKVGLKPSKVHHCALSEGKTAAAQYDVVFCAQNFVSMFKGAQDKGTLVIGLRNIMSPQEMEDKMRENGIL, from the coding sequence ATGGTAAAACAAAATATGAGTTTTATGGTTTGCTGCGCCAACGGAGCTGGTTCCAGCCTGATGATGAAAATGACAATGCAGAAGGTTCTTGATAAGGTTGGATTAAAGCCTTCCAAGGTCCATCACTGTGCCCTTTCCGAAGGAAAGACAGCTGCGGCCCAGTACGATGTGGTATTTTGTGCCCAGAATTTTGTAAGTATGTTTAAGGGTGCACAGGACAAAGGAACCCTGGTGATTGGACTTCGGAACATTATGTCCCCTCAGGAAATGGAAGATAAGATGAGGGAAAACGGAATTCTTTAA
- a CDS encoding L-ribulose-5-phosphate 3-epimerase — MEKAYTLGLYEKSMPSWLGWKEKLEAAKAAGYDFVEISIDETEEKLSRLSMSQAERLELISMMKIVGLPIRTMCLSGHRKYPLGSHDPEIREKGMDIMNKAIQLSDDLGVRIIQLAGYDVYYEDSSEDTREYFLDNLKKATEIAAKAGVLLGFETMETEFMNTVEKSMEYVKLVSSMYLNVYPDIGNITNAAKTYGIDALDDLKAGKGHLVAMHLKETVPGKFREIPFGMGHVDFERAIETAWELGIRKFVTEFWFTGNEEWMKDLYDANRRMTEILNKQC; from the coding sequence ATGGAAAAGGCATACACCCTTGGATTATATGAGAAATCCATGCCCTCTTGGCTTGGATGGAAAGAAAAACTGGAAGCGGCAAAAGCAGCCGGGTATGATTTCGTAGAAATCAGCATCGATGAAACAGAGGAAAAGCTGAGCCGCTTATCCATGTCCCAGGCCGAGCGGCTGGAACTCATCAGTATGATGAAAATCGTAGGACTTCCCATACGTACCATGTGTCTTAGCGGACATCGGAAATATCCCCTTGGAAGCCATGACCCTGAGATACGGGAAAAAGGAATGGATATTATGAATAAAGCCATCCAGCTTTCAGATGACCTGGGAGTGAGGATCATTCAGCTGGCAGGCTACGATGTTTATTACGAGGATTCCAGTGAGGATACCAGAGAATATTTTCTGGATAATCTAAAAAAGGCCACTGAAATCGCAGCAAAGGCCGGAGTTTTACTGGGATTTGAAACCATGGAAACGGAATTTATGAATACAGTGGAAAAGTCCATGGAATATGTAAAATTAGTATCTTCTATGTATCTAAACGTCTATCCGGATATCGGAAACATCACAAATGCAGCAAAAACATATGGAATCGATGCCCTTGATGATTTAAAAGCAGGAAAGGGGCATCTGGTCGCCATGCACTTAAAAGAAACGGTACCTGGAAAATTCCGGGAGATTCCTTTTGGTATGGGGCATGTGGATTTTGAACGTGCCATAGAGACAGCATGGGAACTGGGCATTCGAAAATTCGTCACGGAATTCTGGTTCACCGGAAATGAGGAATGGATGAAAGACCTTTATGATGCCAACCGGCGAATGACAGAAATACTGAATAAGCAGTGTTAA
- a CDS encoding cation transporter codes for MKKIYKIEVDCANCANLMEDAARKTSGVEAATVNFMTQKMIVEFKDGQEPKAVMQDVLKACKKVEPDCEIEL; via the coding sequence ATGAAAAAGATATATAAAATCGAAGTAGACTGTGCAAACTGTGCAAACCTTATGGAGGATGCAGCAAGAAAGACTTCAGGCGTTGAAGCAGCAACTGTAAACTTCATGACTCAGAAGATGATTGTTGAATTCAAAGATGGCCAGGAGCCAAAAGCTGTGATGCAGGATGTTTTGAAGGCCTGCAAGAAGGTAGAACCTGATTGTGAAATAGAATTATAA
- a CDS encoding DUF4238 domain-containing protein — protein MSKPRGNHTVPKTYLKYFTDFNFKIGVYDKYTNKNFITSTQNVSKKRDFYHDTLLENIIYWEIFYNRTVENLISPTFDKLDMLSKTTDNFNKVLDSDLRVKLSYIINAQLARSYKSWDTWLKIASDICNQNLPSHIISTQANLIKLGKTKAEANNIINKSYLLKTLNSNEFVLSNMETLLKMTWIVFRISDTSKTFCTSDNPVAFYHIDSKSSNLIDYGPLYNGCIIKFPINFKLCLILIPSDHLDTKEFIDYKDCIINASSDLIDLCNQAQNEQCYRQVYYRP, from the coding sequence ATGTCTAAACCAAGAGGAAATCATACTGTGCCAAAGACATACCTAAAATATTTTACAGATTTCAACTTTAAGATAGGTGTGTATGATAAATATACAAACAAAAATTTTATAACCTCTACTCAAAATGTTTCAAAAAAAAGAGACTTTTATCATGATACCTTATTAGAAAATATAATTTATTGGGAAATCTTCTATAATCGAACAGTAGAAAATTTAATATCTCCTACATTTGATAAACTTGATATGCTAAGCAAAACTACTGATAATTTTAATAAAGTTTTAGATTCTGATTTAAGAGTGAAGTTATCATATATAATTAATGCCCAATTAGCGCGTAGTTATAAGTCATGGGATACTTGGCTAAAAATTGCGTCGGATATATGCAATCAAAATCTGCCATCACATATAATTTCAACCCAAGCGAACCTGATAAAATTAGGCAAGACAAAAGCTGAAGCAAATAACATTATTAACAAATCATATTTACTAAAGACTTTAAATTCTAATGAGTTTGTACTATCAAACATGGAAACATTGCTAAAAATGACTTGGATTGTATTTAGAATTAGTGATACATCCAAAACCTTTTGTACAAGTGATAATCCAGTTGCCTTTTACCATATCGATTCTAAATCAAGTAACTTAATTGATTATGGGCCTCTTTATAATGGTTGTATTATTAAGTTTCCTATTAATTTTAAGCTATGCTTAATACTCATACCTTCAGACCATTTGGATACCAAAGAATTCATAGATTATAAGGACTGTATTATTAACGCCTCATCAGATTTAATAGATCTATGCAATCAAGCTCAAAATGAGCAATGTTATCGCCAAGTCTATTATAGACCTTAA
- a CDS encoding L-ribulose-5-phosphate 4-epimerase: MLEDLKLQVYEANMDLPKYGLVTFTWGNVSAIDRKSGYFVIKPSGVEYEKLHPEDMVVVDLEGNIVEGSLNPSSDTPTHLELYKAFPNIWAVVHTHSSWATSWAQAGRGIPCYGTTHADYMYGEIPCLRCLNEEEINGAYEKNTGILIADYYKDKDYMAVPACLCKNHGPFAWGKNAREAVHHSVVLEEVAKMAARCEQINPHVKPAPRELLDKHYLRKHGANAYYGQKPGRYISPILS; this comes from the coding sequence ATGCTGGAAGATTTAAAGCTTCAGGTTTATGAAGCAAACATGGATTTGCCTAAGTATGGGCTGGTGACATTTACCTGGGGAAATGTAAGTGCTATTGATAGAAAGAGCGGGTATTTCGTGATTAAACCAAGCGGAGTAGAATACGAAAAGCTGCATCCAGAGGACATGGTCGTGGTGGATCTGGAGGGTAATATTGTAGAGGGGAGCCTAAATCCTTCCTCTGATACGCCCACTCATCTGGAGCTTTATAAGGCATTTCCAAATATTTGGGCAGTGGTACATACTCATTCCTCCTGGGCCACCAGCTGGGCTCAGGCTGGAAGAGGAATTCCCTGCTACGGCACCACCCATGCCGATTATATGTATGGAGAAATTCCCTGTCTTCGCTGTCTGAATGAAGAGGAGATAAACGGTGCCTATGAAAAGAATACAGGAATTTTGATTGCAGATTATTATAAAGATAAGGATTATATGGCAGTTCCAGCTTGTCTTTGTAAAAATCACGGGCCGTTTGCCTGGGGAAAGAATGCCAGGGAGGCAGTTCATCATAGTGTGGTTTTAGAAGAAGTGGCAAAAATGGCAGCCAGGTGTGAACAGATCAACCCCCATGTGAAGCCTGCCCCAAGAGAGCTTCTTGATAAGCATTATTTAAGGAAGCATGGAGCCAATGCTTATTATGGACAAAAACCAGGCCGTTACATTTCCCCAATTTTATCCTGA
- a CDS encoding helix-turn-helix domain-containing protein, translating to MEKHVLYPGIELLFFDVKGETLPYHHEALDTIMEINYCKSGRIGWSIGNGNNVYLGPGDFSLHTMKTCAACNITLPNGSYEGLTILVDLKRLDQNPSELLSGTGITGEFLYGKFCDRGYSLSLSGNEETECIFRPFFEEVSELKTVYWKIKTVELLLFLSKLEIKEKEQISEYQSEQIDIIRKIHEQMVHNMNQRFTIEYLSKEYLMNPTTLKQVFKAVYGTSIAAHVKGHRMEEAARLLVTTDDSIAEIADQVGYTSQSKFTTAFKEYFGELPTEYRKRNCGH from the coding sequence ATGGAAAAGCATGTGTTGTATCCTGGGATAGAATTGTTATTTTTTGATGTAAAAGGAGAAACTCTGCCCTATCATCATGAAGCACTTGATACTATTATGGAGATTAATTATTGTAAGTCTGGCCGGATTGGTTGGAGTATAGGGAATGGGAACAATGTTTATCTTGGTCCTGGGGATTTTTCCCTTCATACGATGAAGACTTGTGCTGCTTGTAATATTACTCTGCCCAATGGTTCTTATGAGGGGCTGACTATATTGGTGGATTTAAAACGATTGGATCAAAACCCGTCAGAACTTTTGTCCGGTACTGGTATTACAGGGGAATTTCTGTATGGGAAGTTTTGTGATAGAGGATATAGTTTGTCACTTTCCGGGAATGAGGAAACGGAATGCATCTTTCGGCCTTTTTTTGAGGAAGTGTCGGAGTTAAAAACGGTTTACTGGAAAATAAAGACCGTGGAATTACTGCTATTTTTGAGTAAGCTTGAGATTAAGGAGAAGGAGCAGATATCAGAGTATCAATCGGAGCAGATTGATATTATCAGGAAAATTCATGAGCAAATGGTTCATAATATGAATCAGCGATTTACAATCGAGTATCTTTCCAAGGAATATTTGATGAATCCTACTACTTTGAAACAGGTCTTTAAGGCTGTTTATGGGACTTCTATTGCGGCACATGTGAAAGGGCATCGTATGGAGGAAGCGGCGAGGTTGTTGGTGACTACGGATGATAGTATCGCTGAAATTGCGGATCAGGTTGGTTATACGAGCCAGAGTAAGTTTACTACGGCTTTTAAGGAGTATTTTGGGGAGTTACCTACGGAGTATCGGAAACGTAATTGTGGGCATTAA
- the ulaG gene encoding L-ascorbate 6-phosphate lactonase, whose protein sequence is MSKVSETTRESWIMSTFPEWGTWLNEEIEREEVKPGTVAMWWLGCTGIWLKTPGGGNLTIDLWCGNGKRTHGDGKMAVGHQMANMCGARNMQPNLRAVPFVIDPFAIRQVDAVLATHYHQDHMSAEYAAHVIQSGMTTTDEYGKEVPVPFIGPLKSVETWIKWGVPKEQCRIVRPGDTIKIKDMEIVVLDSFDRTCLVTTDSTGPDREELTGGCPVDMDDKAVNFLIKTPGGNIYHSGDSHYSIYFAKHGKDHKVDVAFGSYGENPVGMADKMTSCDILRMAEALRCDVVIPIHYDVWTNFMADVNEIRVLYDMKKDRLDYQFHPFFWEVGGKYVYPVDREKKAYHHPRGFEDCFEAPQNIPFRSCL, encoded by the coding sequence ATGAGCAAAGTAAGCGAAACAACCAGAGAATCTTGGATCATGAGCACATTTCCAGAATGGGGAACCTGGTTAAATGAGGAGATTGAGAGGGAAGAAGTAAAGCCCGGCACTGTGGCAATGTGGTGGCTGGGGTGTACCGGAATCTGGTTAAAGACTCCCGGGGGCGGTAACCTGACCATTGATTTATGGTGTGGAAACGGAAAGCGCACCCATGGAGACGGAAAGATGGCAGTAGGTCATCAGATGGCAAACATGTGCGGAGCCAGAAACATGCAGCCCAACTTGCGGGCAGTCCCATTTGTCATTGACCCATTTGCAATCCGTCAGGTAGATGCGGTGCTGGCAACCCATTATCACCAGGACCACATGAGCGCAGAATATGCGGCTCACGTAATCCAGAGCGGGATGACAACAACAGATGAATACGGAAAGGAGGTTCCAGTCCCATTTATCGGACCCCTAAAATCAGTGGAAACCTGGATTAAATGGGGAGTTCCAAAAGAGCAATGTAGGATTGTTCGTCCCGGAGATACCATTAAGATCAAAGATATGGAAATCGTTGTACTTGATTCCTTTGACAGAACATGTCTCGTAACCACAGATTCCACTGGCCCGGACAGAGAAGAACTGACAGGGGGATGCCCGGTGGATATGGATGATAAGGCAGTTAACTTCCTGATTAAAACACCAGGAGGAAATATCTATCACAGCGGAGATTCCCATTATTCCATTTATTTTGCAAAGCACGGCAAGGACCATAAGGTAGATGTAGCGTTCGGCTCCTACGGAGAAAATCCCGTTGGAATGGCAGATAAGATGACCTCCTGCGATATCCTTCGCATGGCAGAGGCATTACGGTGCGATGTGGTCATTCCCATTCATTACGATGTCTGGACGAATTTCATGGCAGATGTGAATGAGATCCGGGTTCTCTACGATATGAAAAAGGATCGTCTTGATTATCAGTTCCACCCATTTTTCTGGGAAGTGGGGGGGAAATACGTTTATCCTGTGGATCGGGAGAAAAAAGCATATCACCACCCAAGAGGATTTGAAGATTGCTTTGAAGCTCCGCAGAATATACCGTTTCGTTCCTGTCTGTAG
- a CDS encoding heavy metal translocating P-type ATPase, giving the protein MNKKQKKMLARIIISAVMLIVLHFIPVTGIAEFVLYFATYLIIGYDILKKAGKGILNRQIFDENFLMSVATLGAFILAIYEQSGDYVEGIAVMLFYQIGELFQSYAVGKSRKNISALMDIRPDYANLERDGKLQKVDPDEVEIGSIIVVQPGEKVPLDGIIKEGTSTLNTSALTGESMPRDAREGDEIISGCINMTGVLKVQTTKEFGESTVSKILELVENSSSRKSKSEDFISKFAKIYTPAVCYSALALAILPPLVQMIFLNVPAQWDVWVYRALTFLVISCPCALVISIPLSFFAGIGGASKEGVLIKGSNYLETLSRAKYVVFDKTGTLTQGVFEVSGVHHNEIENEKLLEYAALAECASSHPISKSLQKAYGKEIDRNRVTDIEEISGHGIVAKVDGETVAAGNSKLMKKLNIPYQDCHSVGTIIHMAINGTYAGHIVISDIIKLHSKEAVRELKHAGVEKTVMLTGDAKSVADQVAASLGIDEVYSDLLPADKVTKVEELLNLKQDSEKLAFVGDGINDAPVLTRADIGIAMGAMGSDAAIEAADVVLMDDDPMKIAKAIKISRKCIRIVYQNITLALVIKFACLGLGAIGIANMWFAIFADVGVMIIAVLNAIRALRVHNL; this is encoded by the coding sequence ATGAATAAAAAGCAGAAGAAAATGCTGGCTAGAATCATTATTTCAGCAGTGATGCTTATTGTATTGCATTTTATTCCGGTAACAGGAATCGCAGAGTTCGTATTATACTTTGCCACTTATCTGATTATTGGATACGATATATTGAAAAAAGCAGGAAAAGGCATTTTAAACAGACAGATATTTGATGAAAACTTCTTGATGTCTGTGGCAACCTTAGGAGCATTTATCCTAGCAATCTATGAACAGAGCGGTGACTATGTAGAAGGCATAGCCGTTATGCTGTTCTACCAGATTGGAGAGCTGTTCCAGAGCTACGCGGTTGGAAAGAGCAGAAAGAATATTAGTGCTCTCATGGATATCAGGCCAGATTATGCAAATCTGGAACGAGACGGGAAACTTCAAAAGGTTGACCCTGATGAAGTCGAAATCGGAAGCATTATCGTGGTGCAGCCAGGCGAGAAGGTGCCACTTGATGGTATTATAAAGGAAGGCACATCAACCTTAAATACCAGTGCATTGACAGGAGAAAGCATGCCAAGAGATGCAAGAGAAGGCGATGAAATCATAAGTGGCTGTATCAATATGACTGGCGTATTAAAGGTCCAGACTACAAAAGAGTTTGGGGAATCTACCGTTTCCAAGATTCTGGAGCTTGTGGAGAATTCCAGCTCACGGAAATCCAAATCAGAAGATTTCATTTCAAAATTTGCCAAGATTTATACCCCGGCTGTTTGTTACAGTGCATTAGCGCTGGCGATTCTGCCTCCCCTTGTTCAGATGATATTTTTAAATGTACCAGCTCAGTGGGATGTTTGGGTTTACCGGGCTCTGACATTTCTTGTAATCAGCTGTCCATGTGCACTTGTAATCAGTATTCCCCTTAGCTTCTTTGCCGGAATCGGTGGAGCAAGCAAGGAAGGTGTTTTAATCAAAGGTTCCAATTACCTTGAAACATTATCTCGTGCAAAATACGTGGTATTTGACAAAACAGGTACATTGACACAAGGTGTATTTGAAGTAAGTGGTGTGCATCACAATGAGATTGAAAATGAAAAATTGTTGGAATACGCAGCTCTGGCTGAATGTGCCTCCTCCCACCCCATTAGTAAAAGCTTACAGAAAGCATATGGAAAAGAAATCGACCGTAATCGTGTAACAGATATTGAAGAGATCAGCGGCCATGGAATTGTTGCTAAGGTTGATGGGGAAACAGTTGCAGCAGGAAATAGTAAACTGATGAAGAAATTAAACATTCCATATCAGGATTGCCATTCCGTAGGTACCATTATTCACATGGCAATCAATGGAACCTATGCAGGTCACATTGTTATCTCTGATATTATAAAGCTTCATTCCAAAGAGGCAGTCAGGGAACTGAAACATGCTGGAGTTGAAAAGACTGTTATGTTGACAGGCGATGCAAAGTCAGTAGCAGACCAGGTAGCAGCTTCCCTTGGAATTGACGAAGTTTACAGCGACCTTCTTCCGGCAGACAAAGTAACAAAAGTAGAAGAATTGCTAAATCTAAAACAGGATAGCGAAAAACTTGCTTTCGTTGGAGATGGAATCAACGATGCACCGGTACTGACTCGTGCAGATATTGGTATCGCCATGGGAGCCATGGGATCGGATGCAGCAATTGAAGCGGCAGACGTAGTTTTAATGGATGATGATCCGATGAAGATAGCAAAAGCAATTAAAATATCCCGCAAATGTATTCGTATCGTATACCAGAATATTACACTTGCTTTGGTAATCAAATTTGCCTGCCTTGGCCTTGGAGCAATCGGTATCGCAAATATGTGGTTTGCAATCTTTGCAGACGTAGGAGTTATGATTATTGCAGTCTTAAATGCGATTCGTGCACTTCGTGTTCACAACTTATAA
- a CDS encoding ArsR/SmtB family transcription factor produces MNHIELPHNHGEEKKLDQLKVQLSEVDQYQTVSDVFKQLGDTTRIRIFWLLCHCEECVINIAAMMEMSSPAISHHLRPLKNSGLIVSRRVGKEVYYRAAETAQSKLLHEMIEKVMEIICPK; encoded by the coding sequence ATGAATCATATAGAACTTCCACATAATCACGGGGAAGAGAAAAAGCTAGATCAATTAAAGGTACAATTATCAGAAGTGGATCAATATCAGACGGTCTCAGACGTATTTAAGCAGCTAGGGGATACCACTCGGATCCGTATCTTCTGGTTATTATGTCATTGTGAGGAATGCGTCATTAACATTGCTGCTATGATGGAAATGTCAAGCCCTGCCATATCCCATCATTTAAGGCCTCTGAAAAACAGCGGGCTGATTGTGAGCCGCAGGGTGGGCAAAGAGGTTTACTATCGGGCTGCGGAGACTGCACAGAGTAAATTATTGCATGAGATGATAGAAAAGGTAATGGAAATCATCTGTCCTAAGTAA
- a CDS encoding DeoR/GlpR family DNA-binding transcription regulator → MKKDRACVDNRRNRILALMEKNPRVRVDELADILEVSLITIRRDLQYLEDRKLLVRTHGGAVASQNPMDEISLYRKLIAEFAAGFVTDNDTLFINTSSNALKILEHISCSNVTVITNNGKAIHCDHSQEVNVVLTGGELRYPKEAMVGDFALRNLQTIYAKKAFIGCSGISAENGMTTELFNEVSINEMMVSHATQEVYVLADHTKIGKNSSFVSCPIDKIKYLITDEKASTEALDLIREKGVTVYVVSRKDK, encoded by the coding sequence ATGAAAAAGGATCGAGCTTGTGTAGATAATAGAAGGAACCGCATCCTGGCATTGATGGAAAAGAATCCCAGGGTGCGGGTAGATGAACTGGCGGATATATTAGAAGTATCTCTGATAACCATACGAAGAGATTTACAGTATTTAGAAGACAGAAAGCTTCTTGTCCGCACCCACGGAGGGGCTGTTGCGTCCCAAAACCCTATGGATGAGATTTCTCTTTACCGGAAACTGATTGCTGAGTTTGCAGCAGGATTTGTTACAGACAATGACACCCTGTTTATCAATACCAGCAGCAATGCTTTAAAAATACTGGAGCATATCTCTTGTTCCAATGTTACGGTCATAACCAATAATGGAAAAGCCATTCACTGTGATCACTCTCAGGAAGTGAATGTGGTGCTGACAGGCGGTGAACTGCGCTATCCAAAAGAAGCTATGGTAGGAGATTTTGCTCTTAGGAATCTGCAGACGATTTATGCGAAAAAGGCATTTATCGGATGCTCTGGTATCAGCGCTGAAAATGGGATGACGACCGAACTGTTTAATGAAGTGAGCATCAATGAAATGATGGTCAGTCATGCAACCCAGGAAGTATACGTCCTGGCAGATCATACGAAGATTGGGAAGAACAGCAGCTTTGTCAGCTGCCCCATCGACAAGATAAAGTATTTGATTACCGATGAAAAAGCATCCACAGAAGCCCTTGACCTCATACGGGAAAAAGGCGTAACTGTGTACGTGGTCTCACGGAAGGATAAATAA
- a CDS encoding PTS ascorbate transporter subunit IIC: MEVLLKIWSFFAVNVLQQPAFMIGLIVMIGYILLGKPWYDVLAGVLKAIVGYLILTVGSGGLVSNFRPVLVGLKDRFNMNAMVIDPYFGQNAVTAGVEEVFGKTFGNAMILLLIAFIVNILLVRFRKITKMRALFTTGHVQVQQAATAYWLILFACPFLLHNNVALLIVMALILGAYWAVGSNLTIKPCQELTDGAGFCLAHQQMFGIAFNTWLAEKLFGKRKDGKDIKKIDDIELPGFMSIFNENMVCTSILMVMFFGTILCVLGRDYLVEQKFMKEGASMFFYVIQTCLYFSVYLAILQLGVRTFVTELTASFQGIADKLLPGSLPGVDCAVVFGFGSANAVPLGFLAGFVGQMLAILTLIVLKSPVLVICGFVPVFFDNATIAVFANEKGGIKAALLLPFFSGICQVFGSALIAGWVGMAAYGGYLGMWDWAVVWPVMTGVMKFLSYAGVAIVFAALIVIPQIQYRKDKKGYFLITENYEAYKELKGMKQE; encoded by the coding sequence ATGGAGGTATTATTAAAGATTTGGTCGTTTTTTGCAGTCAATGTATTACAGCAGCCGGCATTTATGATTGGATTGATCGTTATGATCGGATACATTCTGCTGGGTAAACCATGGTACGATGTTCTTGCCGGAGTATTAAAAGCAATTGTGGGTTACTTAATTTTGACCGTTGGTTCCGGCGGTCTGGTAAGTAATTTCCGGCCTGTGCTGGTGGGATTGAAAGACCGTTTTAACATGAATGCCATGGTAATTGATCCTTACTTTGGCCAGAATGCAGTAACTGCAGGAGTGGAAGAGGTTTTTGGAAAAACCTTCGGCAATGCCATGATTCTTCTTCTCATTGCATTTATAGTAAATATCCTGCTGGTAAGATTTCGTAAAATCACAAAAATGAGAGCCTTATTCACCACCGGACACGTACAGGTGCAGCAGGCTGCAACTGCTTACTGGCTGATTCTCTTTGCCTGTCCGTTCCTGTTACATAACAATGTGGCACTTTTAATTGTAATGGCCTTGATCCTCGGAGCCTACTGGGCCGTTGGTTCGAATCTGACCATTAAGCCCTGTCAGGAGCTGACCGATGGAGCAGGCTTTTGTCTGGCTCATCAGCAGATGTTCGGGATTGCCTTTAACACCTGGCTGGCAGAGAAACTGTTTGGTAAGAGAAAAGATGGTAAGGATATCAAAAAGATTGATGATATCGAGCTGCCAGGTTTCATGTCCATATTTAATGAAAACATGGTTTGTACCTCCATTCTTATGGTGATGTTCTTCGGTACCATCCTCTGTGTACTTGGCAGGGATTATCTGGTGGAGCAGAAGTTCATGAAAGAAGGAGCCAGTATGTTCTTTTATGTCATTCAAACCTGTTTATATTTCTCCGTTTATCTGGCTATTTTACAGCTTGGTGTCAGGACCTTCGTCACAGAGCTGACCGCCTCCTTCCAGGGAATTGCAGATAAGCTGCTTCCAGGTTCACTCCCAGGAGTTGACTGTGCTGTTGTATTCGGTTTTGGTTCTGCCAATGCAGTTCCTCTTGGCTTTCTTGCAGGATTTGTGGGACAGATGCTTGCAATCCTCACTCTTATTGTATTAAAGAGTCCAGTCCTTGTTATATGCGGTTTTGTGCCCGTATTTTTTGATAATGCTACCATAGCTGTATTTGCCAATGAAAAAGGAGGAATTAAAGCGGCTCTTCTTCTTCCATTCTTTTCCGGCATCTGTCAGGTTTTTGGTTCAGCCTTAATCGCAGGCTGGGTAGGAATGGCTGCTTACGGCGGATATCTTGGCATGTGGGATTGGGCTGTGGTATGGCCTGTTATGACAGGAGTCATGAAGTTCTTAAGCTATGCAGGTGTTGCCATTGTATTTGCCGCTTTGATCGTGATTCCTCAGATTCAGTACCGCAAGGATAAAAAGGGCTATTTCCTCATTACAGAGAATTACGAAGCCTATAAAGAACTTAAAGGAATGAAACAGGAGTAA